The Thioalkalivibrio thiocyanodenitrificans ARhD 1 genome window below encodes:
- a CDS encoding SPOR domain-containing protein encodes MARDYKHSVSRRKKKSGGGLPGWAWGIAGLSVGLFAAFLVYLGGNNVSSEARSVTSTAPPQRDTRDVRRTGPEEAPAAPRPRFDFYTMLPELEVVVPEPEVLPRRPGEAPPAPRTVEEPGTYMLQAGSFRQFQEADRMKASLALLGVEADIQRVQVNSDTWHRVRVGPFRDTTELNKVRERLHANQIQTLLMRLPESG; translated from the coding sequence ATGGCCAGAGACTACAAGCACTCGGTGAGCCGCCGGAAGAAGAAATCCGGCGGCGGTCTCCCGGGATGGGCGTGGGGGATTGCGGGCCTGTCCGTCGGACTGTTTGCCGCCTTTCTCGTCTATCTCGGCGGCAACAACGTCTCGTCCGAGGCCCGAAGCGTCACGTCCACGGCACCCCCCCAGCGCGACACCCGCGATGTGCGCCGCACCGGACCGGAAGAGGCGCCCGCGGCGCCCAGGCCACGATTCGACTTCTACACCATGCTTCCGGAACTGGAGGTGGTGGTGCCCGAGCCGGAGGTCCTGCCCAGGCGCCCCGGAGAGGCGCCGCCCGCCCCCAGGACAGTGGAGGAACCCGGCACCTACATGCTTCAGGCCGGCTCCTTCCGCCAGTTCCAGGAGGCTGACCGCATGAAGGCAAGCCTCGCCCTGCTGGGTGTGGAGGCAGACATCCAGCGGGTCCAGGTCAACTCCGACACCTGGCATCGGGTGCGCGTCGGACCCTTCCGCGACACCACTGAACTCAACAAGGTGCGGGAACGCCTGCACGCCAACCAGATCCAGACCCTGCTCATGAGGCTGCCGGAATCCGGTTAA
- a CDS encoding Lon protease family protein: protein MSGFHKEPNRPEGDVPDELSPESLFHACDPRLLDFETTADLPELDKVIGQDRALEALDFGIGMPHEGYNLYVLGSTGLGKRTLVNRLLTEASAGRPVPGDWCYINDFDAPHRPRGLRLPPGMGQALRRDMQQVMEDIISALAAAFQSEAYRTQAQEIHDEFKERDEQAFAALREKAGDRNVVLLRTPGGYTMAPTRDGEILDAGEFEKLTEEEQKAIESAVEELKQDLKQLIAQIPRWQREMRERHKELSLSVSSFTVDQHLGELRRKYQDLEDVQAFIDALRKDLLENAEQIRSLGEEEDGGSNPPGQAARQLNRYKVNVLVDNARTEGAPVVYEDNPTYQNLVGRVEHTVQFGTLVTDFSLIKSGALARANGGYLVLDADKVLSHPFAWQALKRALRAREVRIESLEAMLSMASTTTLEPEPIPLDLKVVLVGDRLLYYLLQEYDPEFARLFKVAADFSEDIRRDEEATRLYARLIAMQQRAGGLRPLARDAVARVIEQAARRVSDGERLSLHMGALDDLLREADYLAGQDGADRVEAAHVEQAVAAGIRRLSRIRERVHEEIARGIQLVELDGERVGQVNGLSVISLGEFSFGRPSRITATARLGEGEVVDIEREVELGGAIHSKGVLILSSYLGWRFSADQPLSLAASLTFEQSYGMVEGDSASVAELCALLSVLADVPVRQALAVTGSVNQHGEVQAIGGVNEKIEGFFDVCSARGLTGRQGVIIPAANRPHLMLRLDVVEAVREGRFHVHAVRHVDQAAALLTGVSAGAPDAGGQWPADSLNGRVQARLMTLARLRQAWSARNDDRDSL from the coding sequence ATGTCCGGTTTTCACAAGGAGCCGAATCGCCCGGAAGGCGATGTGCCTGACGAATTGTCGCCGGAGTCGCTGTTTCATGCCTGCGATCCGCGGCTTCTGGATTTTGAAACCACCGCGGATCTGCCGGAACTGGACAAGGTCATCGGTCAGGATCGGGCGCTGGAGGCGCTCGATTTCGGCATCGGCATGCCTCACGAGGGTTACAACCTCTACGTGCTGGGTTCCACGGGCCTCGGCAAACGCACCCTGGTGAACCGGTTGCTGACGGAGGCCTCGGCCGGTCGTCCGGTGCCGGGCGACTGGTGCTACATCAATGATTTCGACGCGCCCCACCGCCCCCGCGGCCTTCGGCTGCCGCCGGGAATGGGGCAGGCGCTGCGCCGCGACATGCAGCAGGTGATGGAGGACATCATCAGCGCGCTGGCCGCGGCCTTCCAGAGCGAGGCGTACCGGACCCAGGCCCAGGAGATCCACGACGAGTTCAAGGAGCGCGACGAGCAGGCCTTCGCGGCGCTGCGGGAGAAGGCCGGGGACCGCAACGTGGTGCTGCTGCGAACCCCTGGCGGCTACACCATGGCGCCGACCCGGGACGGGGAGATCCTCGACGCGGGTGAGTTCGAGAAACTGACCGAGGAAGAGCAGAAGGCCATCGAGTCGGCGGTGGAGGAACTCAAGCAGGACCTGAAACAGCTCATCGCGCAGATTCCCCGCTGGCAGCGGGAGATGCGCGAGCGCCACAAGGAACTGAGCCTGAGCGTCTCCAGCTTCACCGTGGACCAGCACCTGGGGGAGCTGCGCAGGAAGTACCAGGACCTGGAGGACGTGCAGGCCTTCATCGATGCCCTGCGCAAGGATCTCCTGGAGAACGCCGAACAGATCCGCAGCCTCGGCGAGGAAGAGGACGGCGGGTCCAATCCGCCGGGCCAGGCCGCGCGGCAGCTCAACCGCTACAAGGTCAACGTGCTGGTGGACAATGCCCGCACCGAGGGCGCCCCCGTGGTCTACGAGGACAATCCCACCTACCAGAATCTGGTGGGGCGCGTGGAGCACACGGTGCAGTTCGGCACGCTGGTGACCGATTTCTCCCTGATCAAGTCCGGGGCGCTGGCCCGGGCCAACGGCGGTTATCTGGTGCTGGATGCGGACAAGGTGCTCAGCCACCCGTTTGCCTGGCAGGCCCTGAAGCGCGCCCTGCGCGCCCGGGAGGTGCGCATCGAATCCCTGGAGGCCATGCTCAGCATGGCCAGCACCACGACGCTCGAACCCGAGCCCATCCCCCTGGACCTGAAGGTGGTGCTGGTAGGCGACCGGCTGCTCTACTACCTGCTCCAGGAATACGATCCCGAGTTCGCGCGCCTGTTCAAGGTGGCCGCCGACTTTTCCGAGGACATCCGCCGTGACGAGGAGGCCACCCGCCTCTATGCGCGCCTCATCGCCATGCAGCAGCGCGCGGGGGGATTGCGGCCCCTGGCGCGGGATGCGGTGGCCCGGGTGATCGAGCAGGCCGCGCGGCGCGTCTCAGACGGCGAGCGCCTGTCGCTGCACATGGGCGCGCTGGATGACCTGCTCCGGGAAGCCGACTACCTGGCCGGGCAGGACGGCGCGGACCGGGTGGAGGCGGCGCACGTTGAACAGGCGGTGGCGGCGGGTATCCGGCGCCTGAGTCGTATCCGGGAGCGGGTGCACGAGGAGATCGCGCGCGGCATCCAGCTGGTGGAACTGGACGGCGAGCGGGTGGGGCAGGTCAACGGCCTGTCCGTGATCAGCCTGGGCGAGTTCAGTTTCGGCCGGCCCTCGCGCATCACCGCGACCGCGCGCCTGGGCGAGGGCGAGGTGGTGGACATCGAACGGGAGGTGGAGCTGGGCGGCGCGATCCACTCCAAGGGCGTGCTGATCCTGTCGTCCTACCTGGGCTGGCGTTTCAGCGCGGATCAGCCCCTCTCGCTGGCCGCGAGCCTCACCTTCGAGCAGTCCTACGGGATGGTGGAAGGCGACAGCGCCTCGGTGGCGGAGTTGTGCGCCCTGCTCTCGGTGCTGGCCGACGTGCCGGTGCGCCAGGCCCTGGCGGTGACCGGGTCGGTCAACCAGCACGGAGAGGTGCAGGCCATCGGCGGGGTCAACGAGAAGATCGAGGGCTTCTTCGACGTGTGTTCGGCGCGCGGTCTCACGGGCAGGCAGGGGGTGATCATCCCGGCCGCCAACCGGCCTCACCTCATGCTGCGCCTGGATGTGGTGGAGGCGGTGCGCGAGGGCCGGTTCCATGTGCATGCGGTGCGTCACGTGGATCAGGCGGCCGCGCTGCTCACGGGCGTGTCCGCCGGTGCGCCCGACGCCGGGGGGCAGTGGCCGGCCGACAGCCTCAACGGCCGGGTGCAGGCGCGGCTGATGACCCTGGCCCGCCTGCGCCAGGCCTGGTCGGCACGCAACGATGACCGCGATTCTCTCTGA
- a CDS encoding protein-L-isoaspartate(D-aspartate) O-methyltransferase, whose translation MNAKRRKGIQALIDTLKRDFRETAGSTGIPAPDEALIEAIRRVPRDRFVTERDLDLAWENTALSIGYGQTISQPFVVTLMTQLLALTPESRVLEIGTGSGYQAALLGELAGEVYSIEVVPELAAQAESRLREMGYENVHVRAGNGRLGWPEAAPFDAVIVTAAAEEIPPTLVEQLRPGGRLVIPVDTGWYGQDLVLGVRGEDGGLETRNVLGVVFVPLVGRE comes from the coding sequence ATGAATGCGAAACGCCGCAAGGGCATCCAGGCCCTGATCGATACTCTGAAACGCGACTTTCGGGAAACCGCGGGCAGCACCGGCATCCCGGCTCCTGACGAGGCCCTCATCGAGGCGATACGGCGCGTGCCCCGGGACCGGTTCGTGACGGAACGCGACCTCGACCTGGCCTGGGAGAATACCGCGCTGTCCATCGGCTACGGCCAGACCATCTCCCAGCCGTTCGTGGTGACCCTGATGACCCAACTGCTGGCACTGACCCCGGAGAGCCGTGTGCTGGAGATCGGCACGGGTTCCGGCTACCAGGCGGCCCTGCTGGGGGAACTCGCCGGCGAGGTCTACAGCATTGAGGTGGTGCCGGAACTGGCCGCGCAGGCGGAGTCACGCCTTCGGGAGATGGGGTATGAAAACGTACACGTGCGTGCCGGCAACGGGCGGCTGGGCTGGCCCGAGGCGGCGCCCTTCGACGCGGTGATCGTCACCGCCGCGGCCGAGGAGATCCCCCCGACCCTGGTGGAACAGCTGCGCCCGGGGGGTCGGCTGGTGATCCCCGTGGACACGGGCTGGTACGGACAGGACCTGGTCCTGGGGGTGCGCGGCGAGGACGGCGGGCTCGAGACCCGCAACGTGCTGGGCGTGGTATTCGTACCCCTGGTGGGCAGGGAATGA
- a CDS encoding YiiX family permuted papain-like enzyme yields MKSPFRHLLVLPAALLSLAAGNYEPRDGDIVFQDSQAPESLAIQMATDSPYSHVGIVVVRDGEPVVWEAVNPVTATPFAQWVARGREGHFVAKRLVDAGELLGDEGARRLQQTLEDFAGRPYDFRFSWSSDAIYCSELVWKSYDKALGIRLSTPRRMGDYDLSHPAVREQLGERFGDAVPLDAPVVSPAALFDSPRLRKVHEP; encoded by the coding sequence ATGAAATCACCTTTCCGACATCTTCTCGTCCTGCCGGCCGCCCTTCTCAGCCTCGCGGCGGGAAACTACGAGCCCAGGGATGGCGATATCGTCTTCCAGGACTCGCAGGCGCCGGAATCCCTGGCGATACAGATGGCAACGGACTCGCCCTACAGCCACGTGGGCATCGTGGTCGTCCGGGATGGCGAACCTGTCGTCTGGGAGGCCGTGAATCCGGTTACCGCAACGCCATTCGCGCAGTGGGTGGCCAGGGGGCGGGAGGGCCACTTCGTGGCGAAGCGCCTCGTGGATGCCGGCGAGTTGCTGGGTGACGAGGGCGCGCGACGGCTGCAACAGACCCTGGAGGACTTTGCCGGCCGTCCCTACGATTTCCGTTTCTCCTGGTCCAGCGACGCGATCTACTGTTCGGAGCTGGTATGGAAGTCATACGACAAGGCCCTGGGCATCCGGCTGAGCACGCCCAGGCGCATGGGCGATTACGATCTCTCGCATCCCGCGGTGCGGGAACAACTGGGCGAGCGATTCGGGGATGCGGTGCCCCTGGATGCGCCGGTGGTCTCGCCCGCGGCCCTGTTCGACTCGCCGCGCCTGCGCAAGGTCCACGAGCCATGA